A region of Sphingomonas crusticola DNA encodes the following proteins:
- a CDS encoding metallophosphoesterase family protein — MARLFHVSDLHFGREDQAAVRWFADLVQAEQPDAVICTGDLTMRARKAEFVAAAEWLKSLNVPVTVEPGNHDLPYFNPLARMLDPYRRYHIVEAAIERPLELPGVLIVPLKTTARFQFRNLSYGRVSHSGLKVALEMLANKPAGAVAIVACHHPLIRTGFVGHGDTRRGKDALALLAEAGADAVVSGHIHDAFDVLHEQSGRKVRLLGAGTLSERLRTTRPSFNELHVEDGQMEVVNRLMGG; from the coding sequence ATGGCGCGGCTGTTTCATGTTTCGGATTTGCATTTCGGCCGCGAGGATCAGGCGGCGGTGCGCTGGTTTGCGGACTTGGTGCAAGCCGAACAGCCGGACGCCGTGATCTGCACCGGCGACCTGACGATGCGCGCGCGCAAGGCGGAATTCGTCGCCGCCGCGGAATGGCTTAAGAGCCTGAACGTGCCGGTGACGGTGGAGCCGGGCAATCACGACCTTCCGTATTTCAACCCGCTTGCGCGGATGCTCGACCCTTACCGTCGTTATCATATCGTCGAAGCAGCGATCGAGCGCCCGCTCGAGCTGCCGGGTGTCCTGATCGTCCCGCTCAAGACGACGGCGCGCTTCCAGTTCCGCAATCTGTCGTACGGACGCGTGTCGCATTCGGGATTGAAGGTCGCGCTGGAGATGCTGGCCAACAAGCCGGCGGGGGCGGTCGCGATCGTTGCCTGCCACCACCCGCTGATCCGCACCGGCTTCGTCGGACACGGCGACACGCGGCGCGGAAAGGATGCGCTGGCTTTGCTGGCCGAAGCCGGCGCGGATGCGGTGGTGAGCGGGCACATTCACGATGCTTTCGACGTGCTGCACGAGCAATCCGGCAGGAAGGTGCGCCTGCTGGGCGCCGGCACGCTATCGGAACGGCTGCGCACGACGCGGCCTTCGTTCAACGAACTCCATGTCGAAGACGGGCAGATGGAAGTCGTGAACCGCCTGATGGGCGGCTGA
- a CDS encoding glycosyltransferase family 4 protein codes for MRIAMLAPISWRTPPRHYGPWELVTSLLTEALVAKGVDVTLFATADSETAGTLAAVVPAGYSEDRTLDAKVMEMLHVSHVFERAGEFDLIHNQADFVPLAFSRLVDVPQVTTIHGFSSERIVPVFKRYEDRVHYVAISDADRHADLKYAATIHHGIRLDEFPFDVEGSSDLLFFGRIHPDKGAADAIQAALATGDRLLMAGIIQDEGYYAREVEPHIDGEQIIFNGPVGGAARTRALGHAKALLHLIHFDEPFGLSVVEAMACGTPVIAYNRGSMPELIEHGVTGFLVETFDEALEAISRIGEIDRSACRKAVETRFTVQRMADRYLELYREIIDGTVAG; via the coding sequence ATGCGCATCGCGATGCTCGCACCGATTTCGTGGCGGACTCCGCCGCGCCATTATGGCCCGTGGGAGCTGGTCACCAGCCTGTTGACCGAGGCGCTGGTGGCGAAGGGCGTGGACGTGACCCTCTTCGCTACGGCCGATAGCGAAACGGCAGGGACGCTCGCGGCAGTGGTGCCGGCGGGTTATTCGGAAGACCGCACCCTCGACGCGAAGGTGATGGAGATGCTCCACGTCTCCCATGTGTTCGAACGCGCGGGCGAGTTCGACCTGATCCACAACCAGGCTGATTTCGTACCGCTCGCCTTTTCACGGCTGGTCGACGTGCCGCAGGTGACAACCATCCACGGCTTCTCATCCGAACGGATCGTGCCGGTGTTCAAGCGCTATGAAGACCGGGTTCATTATGTCGCGATTTCCGACGCCGATCGCCATGCCGACCTGAAATATGCTGCGACGATCCACCACGGCATCCGCCTCGATGAATTCCCGTTCGATGTCGAAGGCAGCAGCGATCTTCTCTTCTTCGGGCGTATTCACCCCGACAAAGGGGCGGCCGACGCGATCCAGGCTGCGCTGGCGACCGGCGATCGCCTGCTGATGGCCGGGATCATCCAGGATGAGGGTTATTATGCGCGCGAGGTCGAACCGCATATCGATGGCGAGCAGATCATCTTCAACGGCCCGGTCGGCGGTGCCGCACGGACGAGGGCGCTGGGCCACGCCAAGGCGCTCTTGCACCTGATCCATTTCGACGAGCCCTTCGGCTTGTCGGTCGTCGAGGCGATGGCGTGCGGCACGCCGGTAATCGCCTATAATCGCGGATCGATGCCGGAGCTGATCGAGCATGGCGTGACCGGCTTCCTGGTCGAGACCTTCGACGAGGCGCTCGAGGCGATCAGCCGCATTGGCGAGATCGACCGTTCGGCGTGCCGTAAAGCAGTCGAAACACGGTTCACCGTCCAGCGGATGGCGGATCGATATCTGGAATTGTACCGCGAAATCATCGACGGAACCGTCGCAGGCTGA
- the glpX gene encoding class II fructose-bisphosphatase — MAVKASKTLDRVLVLEMVRVTEAAAIAASGLVGRGDEKAADAAAVEAMRQAFNELDFDGTVVIGEGERDEAPMLYIGEKVGRGTGPKIDIALDPLEGTTITAKAGPNALAVLAIAEEGCLLNAPDVYMEKIAIGPGFAKNLVSLKRTPTENVHALAKAKGVAPNEIIACVLDRPRHDKLIAELRAIGCGVMLIPDGDVAGVIAVSNPETTIDIYMGSGGAPEGVLAAAALACVGGQFEGRLLFRNDDERARAGKWGVTDLDRIYQLQDLVRGDAIFAATGVTDGSLLQGVKRRAGKMTTDSVVMRASSGTVRWVKGEHRRGIID, encoded by the coding sequence ATGGCGGTGAAGGCTTCAAAGACGCTCGATCGCGTGCTTGTGTTGGAAATGGTGCGGGTGACGGAGGCCGCGGCGATCGCCGCCTCCGGCCTGGTCGGGCGTGGCGACGAGAAGGCTGCCGACGCCGCGGCGGTGGAGGCGATGCGCCAGGCATTCAACGAACTGGATTTCGACGGCACCGTGGTGATCGGCGAGGGCGAACGCGACGAGGCGCCGATGCTCTATATCGGCGAGAAGGTCGGTAGGGGCACCGGTCCCAAGATCGACATCGCGCTCGACCCGCTCGAGGGAACCACGATCACCGCCAAGGCCGGACCCAATGCGCTCGCGGTGCTCGCCATCGCCGAGGAGGGCTGTCTGCTCAACGCGCCCGACGTCTATATGGAAAAGATCGCGATCGGCCCCGGCTTCGCCAAGAACCTCGTCAGCCTGAAGCGCACCCCGACCGAAAACGTCCACGCTTTGGCCAAGGCCAAGGGCGTCGCCCCGAATGAGATCATCGCCTGCGTGCTCGACCGGCCGCGCCATGACAAATTGATCGCAGAGCTGCGCGCCATCGGTTGCGGCGTGATGCTGATCCCCGATGGCGACGTCGCCGGCGTGATCGCGGTCAGCAACCCCGAGACGACGATCGATATTTATATGGGCTCCGGCGGTGCGCCGGAAGGCGTGCTGGCGGCGGCGGCGCTCGCCTGTGTCGGCGGCCAGTTCGAAGGACGTCTGTTGTTCCGCAACGACGACGAGCGCGCGCGCGCGGGCAAATGGGGGGTGACCGATCTCGATCGCATCTATCAGCTGCAGGATCTGGTGCGCGGCGACGCGATCTTTGCCGCCACGGGCGTTACCGACGGCTCGCTGCTACAGGGCGTGAAGCGCCGGGCGGGCAAGATGACGACCGACAGCGTCGTGATGCGCGCCAGTTCCGGAACTGTGCGCTGGGTGAAGGGCGAGCACCGGCGCGGGATTATCGACTGA
- a CDS encoding glycosidase — protein MDRKRDYLIFTPGDVDLARSPLRGSLDAETYVLGAFNPGFTRLPNGNLLMMVRVAEALLEPVIGDHVRAIRWTAAGYVLDNHLLTGVAMTDPRQFDVAGGNYRTLALTSISWLLPVELTPDAQAVVAVHYDKAIEPAADYQQYGVEDARITRIGDTWYMTTCSVSAERHSTTLHVSTNGLDYELLGIVLDHQNKDMILFEGRIGGKFMALTRPLGEVYFAYPDESPYRGGPSINLAQSPDALHWKPLDQPFLRARKGSTSSMKLGGGTQPIRTDSGWLMLYHGVETRAKVGVYRTFWALLDADEPWKILRLEDGAPLIEAAPALTAPIAHQLYLPTEVVFSTGIADGGDDYIVASGEADLACRITHIPKSRFA, from the coding sequence ATGGATCGAAAGCGCGATTATCTGATCTTCACACCCGGCGACGTAGATCTCGCCCGCTCGCCGCTGCGAGGATCGCTCGACGCTGAAACCTACGTCCTGGGCGCCTTCAATCCAGGCTTCACGCGCTTGCCCAACGGCAATTTGCTGATGATGGTACGCGTGGCAGAGGCATTGCTGGAACCGGTGATCGGCGATCATGTCCGCGCGATCCGCTGGACGGCCGCCGGCTACGTGCTCGACAACCATCTGCTTACCGGCGTTGCAATGACCGACCCGCGCCAGTTCGATGTCGCCGGCGGTAATTACCGCACGCTGGCGCTGACCTCGATCTCGTGGCTGCTGCCGGTCGAATTGACTCCCGATGCGCAAGCCGTCGTTGCGGTTCATTACGACAAGGCGATCGAGCCGGCCGCCGATTATCAGCAATATGGCGTCGAGGATGCCCGCATCACCCGCATCGGCGACACATGGTACATGACCACCTGTTCTGTCTCGGCGGAACGCCATTCAACCACGCTGCACGTTTCCACCAACGGGCTCGACTATGAGCTGCTCGGCATCGTGCTGGATCATCAGAACAAGGACATGATCCTGTTCGAAGGCCGGATCGGCGGTAAGTTCATGGCGCTGACCCGGCCATTGGGGGAGGTCTATTTCGCCTATCCGGATGAAAGCCCTTATCGAGGCGGGCCTTCGATCAACCTCGCGCAATCGCCCGATGCACTGCACTGGAAGCCGCTCGATCAGCCGTTCCTGCGCGCCCGCAAGGGCTCGACTTCATCGATGAAGCTGGGTGGCGGGACGCAGCCTATTCGAACTGATAGCGGTTGGCTGATGCTGTATCATGGCGTGGAAACGCGCGCGAAGGTGGGCGTCTATCGAACCTTCTGGGCGCTGCTCGATGCGGACGAACCCTGGAAGATCCTGCGCCTGGAAGACGGCGCGCCGCTGATCGAGGCCGCCCCGGCCCTGACCGCGCCGATCGCGCATCAGCTCTATTTGCCCACCGAAGTCGTATTCTCCACCGGCATCGCCGACGGGGGCGATGATTATATCGTGGCGAGCGGCGAAGCCGATCTCGCCTGCCGCATCACCCATATTCCCAAGAGCCGGTTCGCATGA
- a CDS encoding alpha-amylase family glycosyl hydrolase codes for MSDTQWWQSGVIYQIYPRSFQDSNGDGVGDLAGIERRLDYLADLGVDALWISPIYPSPMVDFGYDVADYTDVHPVFGTLADFDRLLAAAHSRGLKLLLDFVPNHSSDRHPWFLESRASRSSPKRDWYIWRDPASDGGPPNNWISDFGGSAWEWDETSGQYYYHAMLREQPDLNWRNPELKAAMLDAMRFWFDRGVDGFRVDILWHMIKAAAFPDNPVNPQWHAGMADKERVLQLHSTDQPEVFDIAAEMRALADSYGNRVLIGEIYLPIERLMAYYGKRGGGVHLPFNFQLIEAPWHARTLHAMVAEYEAALPPGGWPNWVLGNHDRPRIASRIGLAQARVAAMLLLTMRGTPTVYYGDELGLSDVLIPAADVQDPRELREPGLGFGRDPARTPMPWDGSPNAGFTSGHPWLPLNADWGERNVDVERRDPGSMLTLYRNLLLLRRAHAALSVGALRLIEVDGDVLAYERVHQGERIVIALNLSAEAHPTSLPTGRLLLSTVTEDYVPNMLAPNQGVILAAEFA; via the coding sequence ATGAGCGACACGCAATGGTGGCAGAGCGGCGTGATCTATCAGATCTATCCCCGCTCCTTCCAGGACAGCAACGGCGATGGGGTGGGTGATCTTGCGGGGATCGAGCGGCGGCTGGATTATCTTGCCGATCTGGGCGTCGACGCGCTGTGGATCTCCCCCATCTACCCGTCACCGATGGTCGATTTCGGCTACGACGTTGCGGACTACACCGATGTCCACCCGGTGTTCGGCACCCTTGCAGATTTCGATCGGCTGCTCGCCGCCGCGCACAGCCGAGGGTTGAAATTGCTCCTCGATTTCGTGCCCAACCATTCGTCGGATCGCCATCCCTGGTTTCTCGAAAGCCGCGCTTCGCGAAGCAGCCCGAAGCGTGACTGGTATATATGGCGCGATCCGGCCTCGGACGGCGGGCCACCCAACAACTGGATCAGCGATTTCGGCGGGTCGGCCTGGGAATGGGATGAGACAAGCGGCCAATATTATTATCACGCCATGTTGCGCGAGCAGCCCGACCTCAACTGGCGCAATCCCGAATTGAAGGCGGCGATGCTGGATGCGATGCGCTTCTGGTTCGATCGCGGCGTTGACGGATTCCGCGTCGATATACTGTGGCATATGATCAAAGCGGCCGCCTTTCCCGACAATCCGGTGAACCCGCAATGGCACGCCGGAATGGCCGATAAGGAGCGCGTGCTTCAGCTCCATTCCACGGATCAGCCGGAAGTGTTCGACATCGCCGCCGAAATGCGCGCGCTGGCCGACAGCTATGGCAACCGCGTCCTGATCGGGGAGATCTACCTGCCGATTGAGCGGCTGATGGCCTATTACGGGAAGCGGGGGGGAGGCGTGCACCTGCCCTTCAACTTTCAGCTGATTGAGGCGCCGTGGCATGCCCGCACGCTGCACGCGATGGTTGCGGAATATGAAGCCGCGCTTCCCCCGGGGGGGTGGCCCAATTGGGTGCTCGGCAATCATGATCGCCCGCGCATCGCCTCCCGCATCGGCCTTGCGCAGGCGCGCGTAGCGGCGATGCTGCTGCTGACGATGCGCGGCACCCCGACCGTTTATTATGGGGACGAACTCGGCCTGTCCGACGTCCTGATTCCTGCCGCCGACGTGCAGGATCCGCGCGAGCTGCGCGAACCCGGGCTTGGTTTCGGGCGCGACCCGGCGCGCACGCCTATGCCGTGGGACGGATCGCCCAATGCCGGCTTTACCAGCGGCCACCCGTGGCTACCGCTCAATGCCGACTGGGGGGAGCGTAATGTCGACGTGGAAAGGCGCGATCCCGGATCGATGCTCACACTATACCGCAACCTGCTACTGCTGCGGCGCGCGCATGCCGCGTTGAGCGTGGGAGCGCTGCGGTTGATAGAGGTCGATGGCGACGTGCTCGCGTACGAACGCGTGCATCAGGGGGAGCGGATCGTGATTGCGTTGAACCTAAGTGCCGAAGCGCACCCAACCAGCTTGCCGACCGGCCGATTGCTGCTGTCGACCGTCACGGAAGATTATGTGCCGAATATGCTCGCGCCCAACCAAGGCGTTATCCTGGCGGCGGAATTCGCCTGA
- a CDS encoding dipeptidase, which translates to MRFTILAAILLATPSVAAPPDAIAARVARILKATPLIDGHNDWAESLREREGERRWTIDLTNGLGQRAVPYNTDITRLRQGMVGGQFWSAWVSASLPPLEQVKETLEEIDLIRTIVARYPQTFELAVTAADVRRIHKAGRIASMIGVEGGNQIDNSFSVLRAYKAFGAGYLTLTHAKTIEWADSATDDPKHGGLTPFGEAVVHELNRLGMLVDLSHVNEDTMQDALRVTKAPVIFSHSGARGVDDHPRNVSDTLLKLVAANGGVVMVNYSRSYVSDAYRRWAADEAAEKTRMNAPPYAGLYIGQPDKAAAALEQWHKAHPEPQVTLAQVADHIDHIVKVAGIDHVGLGSDYDGVGNSLPEGLESVATYPALLAELLRRGWSDADAAKLAGGNVLRVMEAAEKVAASMKSELPATATQPVLDGGK; encoded by the coding sequence ATGCGCTTCACGATCCTCGCCGCCATTCTGCTCGCCACACCCTCGGTCGCCGCACCACCGGACGCGATTGCCGCCCGCGTCGCGCGCATTCTCAAGGCGACGCCGCTGATCGACGGTCACAATGACTGGGCGGAATCGCTGCGCGAGCGCGAAGGCGAGAGGCGGTGGACGATCGATCTGACGAACGGCCTCGGGCAGCGCGCGGTGCCATATAACACCGATATCACCCGGCTGCGGCAGGGCATGGTCGGCGGGCAATTCTGGTCGGCGTGGGTGTCGGCCAGTCTGCCGCCGCTCGAACAGGTCAAGGAGACGCTGGAGGAGATCGATCTCATCCGGACCATCGTCGCCCGTTATCCGCAAACGTTCGAGCTCGCAGTCACCGCTGCCGATGTGCGTCGCATCCATAAGGCCGGCCGGATCGCAAGCATGATTGGCGTCGAGGGCGGCAACCAGATCGACAACAGCTTTTCCGTGTTGCGCGCCTACAAGGCGTTTGGTGCCGGCTATCTGACACTCACGCACGCCAAGACGATCGAGTGGGCGGATTCGGCGACCGACGATCCGAAGCATGGCGGGCTGACCCCGTTCGGCGAGGCGGTGGTCCATGAACTCAACCGGCTGGGAATGCTGGTCGACCTCAGCCACGTCAATGAAGATACGATGCAGGATGCACTGCGCGTCACCAAGGCGCCGGTCATCTTCTCGCATTCCGGAGCCCGCGGCGTCGACGATCATCCGCGTAACGTATCGGACACGCTGCTCAAACTCGTCGCCGCCAACGGGGGTGTGGTGATGGTTAACTACTCGCGGTCCTACGTGTCCGATGCGTATCGCCGCTGGGCCGCGGACGAAGCCGCGGAAAAGACGCGCATGAATGCGCCGCCCTATGCGGGGCTGTATATCGGCCAGCCCGATAAGGCTGCTGCCGCTCTGGAGCAATGGCACAAGGCGCACCCCGAGCCGCAGGTAACCTTGGCCCAGGTCGCCGATCACATCGATCATATCGTCAAAGTGGCCGGAATCGACCATGTCGGGCTCGGCTCGGATTATGATGGCGTCGGCAACAGCCTGCCGGAGGGGCTCGAAAGCGTCGCCACCTATCCCGCGCTGTTGGCGGAGTTGCTGCGGCGCGGCTGGAGCGATGCCGATGCGGCGAAGCTCGCCGGCGGCAATGTGCTGAGGGTGATGGAAGCGGCGGAGAAGGTCGCGGCGTCGATGAAAAGCGAATTGCCCGCGACGGCGACGCAACCGGTGCTGGACGGCGGGAAGTGA